Proteins encoded together in one Terriglobus saanensis SP1PR4 window:
- a CDS encoding SGNH/GDSL hydrolase family protein — protein MRRISLLLLLFVASITQAETQWVGTWATSPLSGNAKISDTLKLGEAETTVREVVHISQGGNTMRLTLTNEFGGVPLNISSVHVAFLSAGSRILPATDRAITFGGQSSTTIPTGQFLSSDPVKLTLPIFSDLVISIVVPTQALTTVTYHPLAVETTYFAAGNHAADEAMDEAPTNTSWYFLKNVQVNAEKKSAAIVTLGDSITDGTASTVDANRRWPDVLAARLASNKKTKYLSILNEGISGNRILHEGTGPRALSRLDRDVLAAPGIKFLILLEGINDIGRTVQPLRPGDEVTADAIINGMKEIVMRARARNIRVIGATLTPFVGAKYASPAGEAMRQQVNAFIRTQGSFDGVIDFDKATQDPAHPDQFLPKYDHGDHLHPSDVGYAAMGSFVDLKLFK, from the coding sequence ATGCGACGCATCTCACTCCTCCTTCTTCTGTTTGTTGCTTCCATTACACAGGCTGAGACCCAGTGGGTCGGTACTTGGGCCACCTCGCCGCTGAGCGGAAACGCAAAGATCAGCGACACCCTCAAGCTAGGAGAGGCGGAGACCACGGTGCGCGAAGTCGTGCACATCTCGCAGGGCGGAAACACCATGCGTCTGACCCTGACCAATGAATTTGGCGGCGTGCCGCTCAATATCTCTTCGGTACACGTCGCATTTCTTTCTGCCGGAAGCCGCATCCTCCCCGCTACGGACCGGGCCATCACCTTCGGAGGCCAGAGCTCGACAACCATCCCCACGGGACAGTTCCTCTCCAGTGATCCTGTGAAGTTGACCCTGCCCATCTTCTCCGATCTCGTCATCAGCATCGTCGTTCCGACACAGGCGCTCACTACCGTCACCTATCATCCTCTTGCTGTGGAGACCACTTATTTCGCTGCCGGCAACCACGCTGCGGATGAAGCCATGGACGAAGCACCGACCAATACCTCCTGGTACTTCCTCAAAAACGTCCAGGTGAATGCCGAAAAAAAATCAGCTGCAATTGTGACGCTTGGGGATTCCATCACAGACGGCACCGCCTCTACAGTCGATGCGAATCGCCGCTGGCCAGATGTTCTAGCTGCGCGGCTGGCCTCGAATAAAAAGACCAAGTACCTTTCCATTCTGAATGAAGGCATCAGTGGCAACCGCATTCTCCACGAAGGTACGGGACCGCGCGCATTAAGCCGTCTCGATCGAGATGTTCTCGCGGCACCGGGCATCAAATTCCTTATCCTCTTGGAAGGCATCAACGACATAGGACGCACCGTCCAGCCTCTGCGACCTGGAGACGAGGTCACTGCCGACGCCATCATCAACGGCATGAAAGAGATCGTCATGCGCGCCCGTGCCCGGAATATCCGCGTCATCGGCGCTACGCTTACTCCTTTCGTCGGCGCAAAATACGCCTCACCCGCGGGCGAAGCGATGCGGCAGCAGGTAAACGCCTTCATCCGCACACAAGGCAGCTTTGACGGTGTCATCGACTTCGATAAGGCGACCCAGGATCCCGCCCACCCAGACCAGTTCCTTCCGAAGTACGATCACGGCGACCATCTTCACCCGTCCGACGTTGGGTATGCCGCCATGGGGAGCTTCGTCGATCTGAAGCTCTTCAAATAA
- the ndk gene encoding nucleoside-diphosphate kinase: MSQRTFSIIKPDAVRKGDTAAILAVIEKAGFKILGIKKIVLSKAQAEGFYHVHSARPFFNDLTTFMTSGPIFPMVLEKDNAIADLRKLMGATNPANAEDGTIRKLFAASIEENAIHGSDAEDTAAFEIGYFFAGYELK; encoded by the coding sequence ATGTCACAGCGTACCTTCTCCATCATCAAGCCGGACGCCGTCCGCAAGGGCGACACCGCCGCTATTCTGGCCGTTATTGAAAAGGCCGGCTTCAAGATCCTCGGCATCAAGAAGATTGTTCTCTCCAAGGCTCAGGCCGAAGGCTTCTACCATGTTCATTCGGCTCGTCCTTTCTTCAACGATCTGACGACCTTCATGACCTCCGGTCCCATCTTCCCGATGGTTCTCGAGAAGGACAACGCGATCGCGGATCTCCGCAAGCTCATGGGCGCGACCAATCCCGCGAACGCGGAAGATGGCACAATCCGCAAGCTCTTCGCTGCTTCGATCGAAGAGAACGCCATCCACGGATCGGATGCTGAAGACACTGCGGCTTTCGAGATCGGATACTTCTTCGCAGGCTACGAACTGAAGTAG
- a CDS encoding LiaF transmembrane domain-containing protein — protein sequence MSYEEQKFTNQDAPEPQASEPGYVPPVGYPGGFIPPPVPPTTPNPGLAALLGFIPGVGAMYNGQLVKGLVHIGIFAVLVSLSSDVNGIFGLFVAGWVFYQVIEAHQTAVARRNGMPLPNPFGLNDLGDRIGFGHGQGWPGSGPYVPPYTPPGNVPPGYTAPGYVPSGYVPPVAPGYVPPANPYSADPAYGASPYTQPPPEYGYAPPVAPPVIPPPDMNSFASRVPTGAIWMIGLGLFFLATHTHGVYVVHGSLFLPLLFIGLGVWMFVQRSGILRIANDGSAAYRWNLLLAARRSGWLILLGVIFLLQSLHIVRWGSVWPLFFIYLGLWAIAERLMAQQMAAESYAASAPVVPPVQPSETSIVPSPSYNDPGADHHDDRNGEGR from the coding sequence ATGAGCTACGAAGAGCAGAAGTTCACCAATCAGGATGCGCCGGAACCCCAGGCCAGCGAGCCGGGCTATGTTCCTCCAGTGGGGTATCCAGGCGGCTTTATTCCCCCGCCCGTCCCTCCTACAACGCCCAATCCAGGCCTCGCAGCGCTCCTTGGCTTCATCCCCGGTGTCGGCGCGATGTACAACGGCCAGCTGGTCAAAGGACTTGTGCATATCGGTATCTTCGCCGTGCTCGTCTCGTTGTCTTCTGACGTCAATGGGATCTTCGGTCTCTTTGTTGCCGGTTGGGTCTTCTACCAGGTCATCGAAGCGCACCAGACTGCCGTGGCGCGTCGCAACGGCATGCCTCTTCCGAATCCCTTCGGCTTGAACGATCTTGGGGACCGTATCGGCTTTGGTCACGGACAGGGTTGGCCAGGATCTGGACCGTACGTGCCGCCTTATACGCCGCCCGGCAACGTTCCTCCGGGCTATACCGCTCCCGGTTATGTCCCTTCGGGATATGTGCCTCCTGTTGCTCCGGGATATGTTCCTCCCGCGAATCCTTACAGTGCGGATCCGGCTTACGGAGCTTCGCCCTATACTCAGCCGCCGCCGGAGTATGGCTACGCGCCTCCAGTAGCTCCTCCCGTCATTCCGCCGCCGGATATGAACAGCTTTGCATCACGCGTTCCTACGGGCGCTATCTGGATGATTGGGCTGGGTCTGTTCTTTCTGGCGACTCATACCCATGGTGTGTACGTCGTCCACGGATCGCTCTTCCTTCCGCTGCTCTTCATCGGCCTGGGTGTCTGGATGTTTGTACAGCGCAGTGGCATCCTTCGCATTGCGAACGATGGCTCCGCAGCGTATCGATGGAACCTGCTGCTTGCGGCACGACGCTCCGGCTGGTTGATCCTCCTCGGTGTGATCTTTCTTTTGCAGAGTCTCCATATTGTTCGCTGGGGAAGCGTCTGGCCGCTGTTTTTCATCTACCTCGGATTGTGGGCTATTGCTGAACGGCTCATGGCACAGCAGATGGCCGCCGAGAGTTACGCTGCTTCGGCTCCCGTCGTGCCTCCGGTGCAACCGAGCGAAACGTCGATCGTCCCATCGCCCAGCTACAACGATCCGGGCGCAGATCATCACGATGACCGCAATGGGGAAGGACGATAG
- a CDS encoding RNA polymerase sigma factor translates to MGVLHISMASLGPKTPRLARFPENPFPRPNVKIVPLAQIGDTLPVTAGGAMNNGRGPTMGGQRAERPLEKTAEQLELERLVVACSQGDSLAWQKLVISQHRRVYGICYRFTGSPSDAEDLTQDVFLKVYRNLDNFDATKGGFTTWLTTLTRNLLVDHFRRTRQERVTDSIDASMDGEDDGPTMADRLSDPRRSQYDQVAQKEMRARIQHGLKQMSPELREAVILRDLEDMDYKEISVVLNVPEGTVKSRISRGRAELARLLGRIEGQVV, encoded by the coding sequence ATGGGCGTTCTGCACATCTCGATGGCTTCTCTGGGACCGAAGACGCCCCGGCTTGCCCGCTTTCCGGAGAATCCTTTCCCACGGCCGAATGTGAAGATCGTTCCGTTGGCGCAAATCGGCGATACACTTCCTGTTACAGCGGGTGGCGCCATGAACAATGGTCGGGGTCCGACCATGGGCGGCCAGCGCGCGGAGAGACCTTTGGAGAAGACGGCGGAACAGCTGGAGTTGGAGAGGCTCGTCGTCGCCTGCTCGCAGGGAGACTCTTTGGCTTGGCAGAAGCTGGTCATCTCCCAGCACCGTCGCGTCTACGGCATCTGCTATCGCTTCACCGGTTCTCCTTCCGACGCTGAGGACCTTACGCAGGATGTTTTCCTGAAGGTCTACCGGAATCTCGACAATTTTGATGCGACGAAGGGCGGCTTTACGACCTGGCTTACGACGCTGACGCGTAACCTTCTGGTCGACCATTTCCGTCGTACGCGGCAGGAGCGGGTCACTGATTCCATTGATGCGAGCATGGACGGCGAAGACGATGGGCCAACGATGGCCGACCGTCTGAGCGATCCGCGCCGCAGCCAGTACGACCAGGTGGCGCAGAAAGAGATGCGTGCGCGCATCCAACATGGTTTGAAGCAAATGTCTCCGGAACTGCGCGAAGCGGTGATTCTCCGCGATTTGGAAGACATGGATTACAAAGAAATTTCCGTTGTGCTGAATGTTCCGGAGGGTACGGTGAAAAGCCGCATCAGCCGGGGGCGCGCGGAACTTGCAAGGCTTTTAGGACGTATAGAAGGGCAGGTGGTTTAG
- a CDS encoding anti-sigma factor family protein, with protein sequence MADKTQFGGQQRGSTEGLTCANCERLLMDALDGMLTAEEQAAFDLHLIHCSACASKVADARRGAAWMEMLKDAPPEPPDTLVNRILSQTSGMNPGLAVAGAQAQAIPASGKVLAFRPRFAVGAQSFVRMAMQPRLAMTAAMAFFSVALTLNLVGVRVTKIRLADLKPSSLRRSFYQTNAHVVRYYDNLRVVYELESRVRDLQRDNDRETQHHRTEPAPPAPDTKKPAGGGSSRRIPAAKFTTVAMKADRARILDGNAGTFIRKNVRMTGVWA encoded by the coding sequence ATGGCCGACAAGACACAATTCGGCGGACAGCAGCGAGGAAGTACAGAAGGATTGACGTGCGCAAACTGCGAACGGCTCCTGATGGATGCTCTGGATGGAATGCTCACGGCGGAAGAACAGGCAGCGTTTGATCTGCACCTGATTCATTGCTCCGCGTGTGCGAGCAAGGTGGCCGACGCGCGCCGTGGTGCTGCGTGGATGGAGATGCTGAAAGACGCCCCACCTGAGCCACCGGATACGCTCGTCAATCGCATTCTGTCCCAGACCTCCGGGATGAATCCTGGTCTGGCAGTTGCCGGAGCACAGGCGCAGGCGATTCCCGCTTCGGGAAAGGTCCTTGCCTTCCGTCCCCGCTTTGCGGTCGGGGCGCAGAGCTTCGTTCGTATGGCGATGCAGCCTCGTCTGGCGATGACGGCAGCGATGGCGTTCTTCTCTGTTGCGCTTACCCTGAATTTGGTAGGCGTTCGGGTCACCAAGATTCGTCTTGCCGACCTGAAGCCTTCAAGCCTTCGCCGCAGCTTCTATCAAACGAATGCCCACGTGGTCCGTTATTACGACAACCTGCGTGTGGTCTATGAGCTGGAATCCCGTGTGCGCGATCTACAGCGGGACAATGATCGAGAGACTCAGCATCACCGGACAGAACCTGCACCACCTGCACCGGATACGAAGAAACCCGCAGGCGGCGGCTCCAGTCGTCGCATCCCCGCTGCGAAGTTTACAACGGTTGCAATGAAGGCAGATCGGGCCAGAATTCTTGATGGAAATGCAGGAACATTCATACGAAAGAACGTACGGATGACGGGGGTATGGGCATGA
- a CDS encoding DUF4097 family beta strand repeat-containing protein: MATPPYNPNIPPPNDPRNDPRWQRAQSKAWQAQARASRDAWKAQARAQKDQWRAYRRSLRRTSLVGPLLLVAIGVVFLLVHSGRVSMPNLASWYAEWWPGLLIVIGLFMFAEWGIARARRASDAPPLRYQLGAGFSFVVALLIIAGIAASEAKEHSFDFSDMKINGEDWDHFAGSKHENDPAPIVRALAAGSILTIDNARGDVAVTGLSDDGQLHLTAHNEVYSQNDDDAQDKLKQLEARIATTGDTMSITIPTIDSGHSDITAQVPAGTQITVNANRGDVHVSNIKANVTVTANHGDIDLKGITGAVIAHINQSSSALAIASITGPVTVEGRGDEINLSDIAGKVNVKADFFGGGHMQHIRDAVMFQSSKITFSLARLDGEVNIDGTDDFNVQQAVGPVTVDTKNRNINLTRVSGDLTVQNKNGEVEIGAAAPLGAVRVDNHNGSVHLSIPDRAGFTVQADTTDGEVHSDFSLASRSSENAGSLSGTVGGGGHAIRLTTTHGDIALRRADLAPLPPVPPAMPVLRMPEPPAPPVLTQSADPERALAEAKEAVKQAEQQMRQAQQEANREREQALKDANKQREDALREASKAREEALNEARKAREDGLREARKAREDALREAAKAREEARRNAHSDNQ; encoded by the coding sequence ATGGCCACGCCTCCTTACAATCCGAACATTCCCCCGCCGAACGATCCACGCAACGACCCGCGCTGGCAGCGTGCGCAGAGCAAGGCGTGGCAGGCTCAAGCACGCGCCAGCCGTGATGCCTGGAAGGCCCAGGCACGCGCACAGAAAGACCAGTGGCGCGCCTACCGTCGCAGCCTTCGCCGCACTTCGCTAGTTGGACCGTTGCTTCTCGTCGCCATAGGCGTGGTCTTCCTCCTGGTGCACAGCGGTCGCGTCTCTATGCCGAATCTCGCCAGTTGGTATGCGGAGTGGTGGCCGGGCCTGCTGATCGTGATTGGCCTCTTCATGTTTGCGGAGTGGGGCATCGCGCGGGCCAGACGGGCTTCGGATGCTCCTCCCCTCCGCTATCAGCTCGGCGCGGGTTTCAGTTTTGTTGTGGCCCTGCTGATCATAGCTGGCATCGCGGCAAGTGAAGCCAAGGAGCACAGCTTCGACTTCAGTGACATGAAGATCAATGGCGAGGACTGGGACCACTTTGCAGGATCGAAGCATGAAAATGATCCGGCACCCATCGTCCGTGCACTGGCTGCAGGAAGCATCCTGACGATCGATAACGCACGCGGCGATGTGGCCGTGACGGGATTGAGCGACGACGGGCAGCTCCACCTGACCGCGCATAACGAGGTCTACAGTCAGAACGATGACGATGCGCAGGACAAGCTGAAGCAGCTTGAAGCGCGCATCGCGACCACCGGCGATACGATGTCGATTACCATTCCCACTATCGACAGTGGACACTCGGACATCACGGCCCAGGTGCCCGCAGGGACACAGATTACGGTGAATGCCAATCGTGGCGACGTGCATGTGAGCAACATCAAAGCGAACGTCACGGTCACAGCAAATCACGGAGACATCGACCTGAAGGGGATCACCGGCGCAGTGATCGCGCACATCAATCAAAGCTCTTCCGCTCTGGCCATCGCGAGTATTACAGGACCAGTTACGGTGGAGGGTCGTGGCGATGAGATCAATCTCTCCGACATCGCCGGCAAAGTGAACGTGAAGGCCGACTTCTTCGGCGGCGGCCACATGCAGCACATTCGCGACGCCGTCATGTTCCAGAGCAGCAAGATCACCTTTTCGCTGGCGCGCCTGGATGGCGAGGTCAACATCGATGGTACGGACGACTTCAACGTGCAGCAGGCTGTCGGTCCGGTCACGGTGGATACCAAGAACCGCAACATCAACTTGACCCGGGTCTCCGGCGATCTCACGGTGCAGAACAAGAACGGTGAAGTCGAGATCGGTGCTGCCGCTCCACTGGGCGCCGTACGCGTCGACAATCACAACGGCTCCGTGCATCTCTCCATTCCTGACCGTGCCGGTTTCACCGTGCAGGCCGACACGACCGACGGCGAGGTCCACTCGGACTTCTCACTCGCCAGCCGCAGTAGTGAAAATGCAGGCAGCCTGAGCGGTACCGTTGGCGGGGGCGGACACGCGATCCGTCTCACCACGACGCACGGCGATATCGCATTGCGCAGAGCCGACCTTGCGCCTCTGCCGCCCGTCCCACCGGCAATGCCCGTTCTCCGTATGCCGGAACCCCCAGCGCCCCCTGTACTCACCCAGAGCGCAGATCCGGAGCGCGCACTCGCTGAGGCGAAAGAAGCAGTGAAGCAGGCGGAACAACAGATGCGTCAGGCCCAGCAAGAGGCAAATCGCGAACGCGAGCAGGCTCTGAAGGACGCAAACAAGCAACGTGAGGATGCGCTGAGGGAAGCCAGCAAGGCAAGAGAAGAGGCCTTGAACGAGGCGCGTAAAGCTCGCGAAGATGGTTTGCGAGAAGCCCGTAAGGCCCGTGAAGACGCGTTGAGAGAAGCGGCCAAGGCACGTGAAGAGGCTCGCCGGAACGCGCACTCTGACAACCAATAA
- a CDS encoding superoxide dismutase family protein: MRLAAVATAMTLAVAPAVAQKKSVKVILKDPQGKDAGTVTFKQVKKGVKVEVKLENLPIGDHAVHVHAVGKCEAPDFKTAGGHFNPTTKHHGFMSTDGHHDGDFPESVTVGENHRGEKTFVADYLSLDPSAPNSIFANGGTSVVVHEKKDDQMTDPAGASGNRIACGVVPAA, encoded by the coding sequence ATGCGATTAGCAGCGGTAGCAACAGCGATGACGCTGGCGGTGGCGCCTGCGGTCGCCCAGAAGAAGTCGGTGAAGGTCATTCTGAAGGACCCGCAGGGCAAAGATGCCGGAACGGTCACCTTCAAGCAGGTTAAAAAAGGCGTGAAGGTTGAAGTGAAGCTGGAAAATCTTCCCATTGGCGACCACGCAGTCCACGTGCATGCGGTGGGCAAGTGCGAAGCTCCCGATTTCAAGACGGCGGGTGGACACTTCAACCCCACCACGAAGCATCACGGATTCATGAGCACAGACGGTCACCACGACGGAGATTTTCCCGAGAGCGTGACGGTTGGCGAGAACCACCGTGGCGAGAAGACGTTTGTTGCGGATTATCTGTCTCTGGATCCGTCTGCCCCGAACTCGATCTTCGCCAACGGCGGAACCTCGGTCGTGGTGCATGAAAAGAAGGACGACCAGATGACGGATCCAGCCGGAGCTTCGGGAAACCGGATCGCCTGCGGCGTCGTTCCTGCGGCATAA